A genomic region of Fibrobacter sp. UWH4 contains the following coding sequences:
- a CDS encoding right-handed parallel beta-helix repeat-containing protein — protein sequence MGARFLCIFALAFATLQSFGAVYYVATDGNDNAAGTKDKPFATLNKANTVVHAGDTVWIRGGIYDLRDTVFFERYRMTAAIVLTASGESDDNRIHYLAYPGERPIFDGANLPVAAGTDHSDGTPEGAMYTSPIVISAKYLHLKGFDVRNTPMKHNSNSGVFLYASKHIFLEQIDSHHNAGPGFFANDGAPDGGGHIFLNCDAHDNYDPTGWQGDGENADGFGAHYQKPGEGDTTKFIGCRAWWNSDDGFDFINQEFPVVLENCYAMGNGYSDYGLGNPKNGNGHGIKMGESTLGGGRHTIKFCAAWKNKATGFYANYTGVGSKWLNNTSYMNKDREFAMASTLFDSEGNRIAEVAPLTGDNAHVLKNNIAFPNKNSQVGECWEYIPSQNIDRYVECPAGENNTWNLNLDLTVDDFESLDDPSMTVTGKDLSTIPGILGPRNADGSLPDVGFLKLKKGSRAIDKGEDLGFPFAGEAPDLGAFEYGLSSSSATSSSSAMGSSSGTARIMPQKSFDSETPVRLNHLKGYRDLNGRHYEKQIPYRVMF from the coding sequence ATGGGAGCAAGATTCTTATGCATATTCGCGCTCGCGTTCGCGACGCTGCAATCCTTCGGCGCCGTCTACTACGTGGCCACCGATGGCAACGACAACGCGGCGGGCACGAAGGACAAACCCTTCGCCACGCTCAACAAGGCGAATACCGTGGTGCACGCGGGCGACACCGTGTGGATTCGCGGTGGCATCTATGACCTGCGCGATACGGTCTTTTTCGAGCGTTACAGGATGACTGCGGCAATCGTCCTCACGGCAAGCGGCGAGAGTGACGACAACCGCATCCATTACCTGGCCTATCCGGGTGAGCGTCCGATTTTTGATGGCGCGAACCTCCCCGTGGCCGCAGGTACGGACCATAGCGACGGCACTCCCGAGGGAGCGATGTATACCTCGCCGATTGTGATTTCGGCGAAGTACCTGCACTTGAAGGGTTTTGATGTCCGCAACACGCCTATGAAACACAACTCGAATTCCGGCGTGTTTCTTTACGCGAGCAAGCACATTTTCTTGGAGCAGATTGACAGCCACCATAATGCGGGCCCCGGATTCTTCGCGAACGACGGCGCACCGGATGGCGGCGGACACATCTTCTTGAACTGCGACGCGCACGATAACTATGACCCCACCGGATGGCAGGGCGACGGCGAAAATGCCGACGGCTTTGGTGCGCACTACCAGAAACCCGGCGAGGGCGATACGACCAAGTTCATCGGGTGCCGCGCCTGGTGGAACAGCGACGACGGCTTCGACTTCATCAACCAGGAATTCCCCGTGGTGCTGGAGAACTGCTACGCCATGGGGAACGGCTACAGCGATTACGGGCTTGGCAACCCGAAGAACGGCAACGGGCACGGTATCAAGATGGGCGAAAGCACCCTCGGCGGCGGGCGGCATACCATCAAGTTCTGCGCCGCCTGGAAAAACAAGGCGACGGGCTTTTACGCGAACTACACCGGCGTGGGCAGCAAGTGGCTCAACAACACGTCGTACATGAACAAGGACCGCGAATTTGCCATGGCATCGACGCTCTTCGATTCCGAAGGGAACCGCATTGCCGAGGTGGCGCCCCTCACCGGCGACAACGCGCACGTGCTCAAGAACAACATCGCCTTCCCGAACAAGAATTCGCAAGTCGGGGAGTGCTGGGAGTATATACCGAGCCAGAACATCGACCGTTACGTGGAATGCCCCGCTGGCGAAAACAACACATGGAATCTGAATCTCGACTTGACGGTCGACGATTTTGAAAGTCTTGACGACCCGAGCATGACCGTAACCGGCAAGGACCTCTCGACGATTCCGGGAATCCTGGGCCCGCGCAACGCCGACGGCAGCTTGCCCGATGTGGGCTTCTTGAAACTCAAGAAGGGGAGCCGCGCCATCGACAAGGGCGAGGATTTGGGATTCCCGTTTGCGGGCGAAGCACCCGACCTCGGTGCGTTCGAATACGGGCTCTCGAGCAGCTCCGCAACCTCATCTAGTTCTGCCATGGGTTCTTCTTCTGGAACAGCCCGCATCATGCCGCAAAAAAGCTTTGATAGCGAGACGCCTGTACGCCTCAATCATTTGAAAGGTTACCGCGACCTCAACGGCCGTCACTACGAAAAACAGATTCCCTATCGCGTGATGTTCTAG
- a CDS encoding McrB family protein: protein MNVNLEEKIIAFLNGYLEEAKKKFSFLKGDKIAGKTRGYFFNSNKNGLLTGTYVGVSVDYESNKLNVFLRFWEEEEKEKNYENIEKKLNILEGHSREFQNLLGVDVWYHHYEKQVRGFMSDNDDGIRGFSVTFPAYKKLGKEIKNDLDTALSAIKLMKGYIEEPLTDDSDANDKTLLEKIQIAMDAQSEGLLARIKLGNGFLQYKPVNANSNDWRDSACHYEFREDGKGNMQICFHCESKFSNQIEFKKLVEKEESFKSSFFGNKTTIDYKRIPLSSGKIVDEAVDGMLEFEKKYGSKILKLIQKSKGVISSGISNNGEKEMSVFEANKEKIELNTILYGPPGTGKTFNTMAYAVAICEDKDVEEIKKEMKENYDSVKQRYDALKDEGRIEFVTFHQSYGYEDFIEGIKPDLDDSTGTLKYKLETGRFKAFCDKISGNFDDAWGVLCDKLDDEDKEYLEIPYISDKNKTFAIEWNVSHNGLKAKDAHRFFNKKQLQNIYRKKPGVKKGGHDNYRKAIVEYMKKECGLKEFNGDESNDLSSNARVFIIDEINRGNISKIFGELITLIEPSKRLGEKENLKVTLPCSGDEFGVPNNVYILGTMNTADRSIAMMDTALRRRFNFVEMMPDTGVLRNDIGDDIGIDVCKMLETINKRIEYLYDREHTIGHAFFLNVKTFDDLKLVFKNKVIPLLQEYFYDDYEKIRLVLGDNGKDEVRQFITKVLPQEDLFKKGEDDEDLNTEKYIYQINQDAFDNPESYKDII, encoded by the coding sequence ATGAATGTCAATTTAGAAGAAAAAATAATAGCCTTCCTAAACGGTTATCTAGAAGAGGCAAAAAAGAAATTTTCCTTTCTCAAAGGTGATAAGATTGCTGGTAAAACACGGGGATATTTCTTTAATTCCAACAAAAATGGATTATTAACAGGCACATATGTCGGTGTGAGTGTTGACTATGAGAGCAACAAGTTAAATGTCTTTCTGCGTTTTTGGGAAGAAGAGGAAAAGGAAAAAAATTACGAAAATATAGAAAAAAAACTCAATATCCTAGAAGGGCATTCAAGGGAATTTCAAAATCTTTTGGGGGTGGATGTTTGGTATCACCACTATGAAAAACAAGTGCGCGGTTTCATGAGTGACAATGACGACGGAATCCGTGGTTTCTCCGTAACTTTTCCTGCTTATAAAAAATTAGGCAAAGAAATAAAAAATGATCTAGACACGGCACTTTCTGCCATCAAATTGATGAAGGGCTATATAGAGGAACCTTTGACAGATGATTCTGACGCCAACGACAAAACCCTTCTAGAAAAGATTCAAATAGCGATGGATGCACAAAGTGAGGGGCTTCTTGCGCGTATCAAATTAGGGAATGGATTTTTGCAATATAAACCTGTGAACGCCAATTCGAATGATTGGCGTGATTCGGCATGTCATTATGAATTCCGAGAAGATGGTAAAGGAAATATGCAAATTTGTTTTCACTGCGAGAGCAAATTTTCGAATCAAATTGAGTTTAAAAAATTAGTTGAAAAAGAGGAGTCTTTTAAGTCATCTTTTTTTGGAAACAAAACAACTATTGACTACAAAAGAATCCCCCTCTCAAGTGGAAAAATTGTAGATGAAGCCGTTGACGGAATGCTTGAATTTGAAAAAAAATACGGATCCAAAATCTTAAAATTAATTCAAAAGAGTAAAGGCGTGATTTCTTCGGGAATTAGTAACAATGGAGAGAAAGAAATGAGTGTGTTTGAAGCGAATAAAGAAAAAATTGAATTAAATACTATTCTTTATGGGCCTCCGGGAACGGGCAAAACCTTCAACACCATGGCTTATGCCGTTGCTATTTGCGAAGATAAAGATGTTGAAGAAATAAAAAAAGAAATGAAGGAAAATTATGATTCCGTAAAACAACGATATGATGCTCTTAAGGATGAAGGACGTATCGAGTTTGTGACCTTCCATCAATCCTATGGTTATGAGGATTTTATTGAGGGAATTAAACCAGACCTTGATGATTCTACAGGAACGTTGAAATACAAGTTGGAAACAGGACGTTTCAAGGCTTTTTGTGATAAAATATCCGGTAATTTTGATGACGCATGGGGTGTATTGTGCGATAAACTAGATGATGAAGATAAGGAATACCTTGAAATACCTTATATTAGCGATAAAAACAAAACCTTTGCTATTGAATGGAATGTATCTCATAACGGATTAAAGGCAAAGGATGCTCATCGATTCTTTAATAAGAAACAACTGCAAAATATATACAGGAAAAAACCTGGTGTGAAAAAAGGTGGTCATGACAACTACAGAAAGGCCATTGTAGAGTATATGAAAAAAGAATGCGGATTGAAAGAATTCAATGGCGACGAAAGTAATGACTTGTCAAGTAATGCGAGAGTATTTATTATAGATGAAATCAACCGTGGCAATATCAGCAAAATTTTTGGGGAGCTGATAACGCTTATCGAACCTTCTAAACGTTTGGGAGAAAAGGAAAACTTGAAAGTCACGCTTCCTTGTTCTGGAGACGAATTCGGAGTTCCAAATAATGTTTATATTCTAGGAACAATGAATACAGCGGATCGTTCCATAGCAATGATGGATACTGCTCTACGTCGTAGGTTTAATTTTGTTGAAATGATGCCGGATACGGGTGTTCTGAGAAATGATATAGGGGATGATATTGGTATTGATGTTTGCAAAATGTTAGAAACCATAAACAAACGTATTGAATATCTCTATGATAGAGAACATACTATAGGGCATGCGTTTTTTTTAAATGTAAAAACATTTGATGATTTAAAATTAGTATTTAAAAATAAAGTCATTCCATTACTTCAAGAATATTTCTATGACGATTACGAAAAGATTCGCCTTGTGTTAGGTGATAATGGGAAGGATGAAGTGCGTCAATTCATAACAAAGGTTCTCCCACAAGAAGATCTTTTCAAGAAGGGGGAAGATGACGAAGACCTCAATACAGAAAAATATATATATCAGATAAATCAAGATGCTTTTGATAACCCTGAAAGCTATAAAGATATTATTTGA
- a CDS encoding McrC family protein gives MKTLIKKEFEIIEQGNAERQISNNRFKLLRDFVLKASDVSKKEYAPDFFKLIVKNSKEAIKVQNYVGVVELPDGFRIEILPKIDLSDDDKECDKTRNIFLKMLQCMDENQFKVSDFANLNTSKMPLFEIFIQMFLNDVQKLTRMGLKSGYVHIEENSKTFKGKLLVSQNIRENLVHQERFYVEYDEFQLNRPENRLVKSTLLYLNKKSNSDSNLAEIRRQLMFFEQVEASINYEADFSKVVKTRNTTEYENLMAWARVFLQNKSFSTFSGKTSVRSILFPMEKVFEAYVAKMLRKAVIKETEDDYWREWNVRSQYGAKYLFEVPSNKFHMRPDIVMKKDDKINIILDTKWKRLVNDYNSNYGISQQDMYQMFAYGHKYNCPNIWLIYPKNIDMKENIQKFESDCNSLKISVSVYCLDLDKKGAFSLLLSHLKEEK, from the coding sequence ATGAAAACTCTGATAAAAAAGGAGTTTGAAATCATTGAGCAGGGAAATGCTGAAAGACAAATCTCAAACAATCGATTTAAATTGCTTCGAGATTTTGTCTTAAAGGCTAGTGATGTTTCAAAAAAAGAATATGCTCCAGATTTTTTCAAACTCATAGTAAAAAACAGTAAAGAAGCCATCAAAGTTCAAAACTATGTTGGGGTTGTTGAATTGCCGGATGGTTTTCGTATAGAGATCTTACCTAAAATTGATCTATCGGATGATGACAAAGAATGCGATAAAACACGGAATATTTTCTTAAAAATGTTGCAATGTATGGATGAAAATCAGTTCAAGGTATCTGATTTTGCAAATTTAAACACATCCAAAATGCCGTTGTTCGAAATTTTCATTCAAATGTTTTTGAATGATGTACAGAAGCTAACTCGCATGGGTTTAAAATCTGGTTATGTTCATATAGAGGAAAATTCTAAAACTTTTAAGGGTAAATTACTTGTTTCGCAGAATATACGAGAAAACCTTGTTCACCAAGAGCGTTTTTACGTAGAATATGATGAATTCCAATTAAATCGTCCAGAAAATAGACTGGTCAAATCAACTTTACTATATCTCAATAAAAAATCAAATAGTGATTCTAATCTTGCAGAAATTCGAAGGCAACTGATGTTCTTTGAACAGGTTGAAGCCTCAATCAATTATGAAGCAGATTTCTCAAAAGTGGTAAAAACTCGAAATACGACCGAATATGAAAACTTAATGGCGTGGGCACGAGTTTTTCTTCAAAATAAAAGTTTCTCAACATTCTCTGGAAAAACTTCTGTAAGGTCAATTCTTTTTCCGATGGAAAAAGTCTTTGAAGCATACGTGGCGAAGATGTTGCGTAAAGCGGTCATCAAGGAGACGGAAGACGATTATTGGAGAGAATGGAATGTTCGTTCGCAATATGGTGCAAAATATTTATTTGAAGTTCCTTCAAATAAATTTCATATGCGCCCAGACATCGTAATGAAAAAGGATGATAAAATCAATATCATTTTAGATACAAAATGGAAGCGGCTAGTAAATGACTATAACTCAAATTATGGTATTTCTCAACAAGATATGTATCAGATGTTTGCCTATGGTCATAAATATAATTGTCCAAATATCTGGCTTATTTATCCTAAAAATATAGATATGAAAGAGAATATTCAAAAATTTGAAAGCGATTGCAATAGTTTGAAGATCTCGGTAAGCGTATACTGTTTGGATTTGGATAAAAAAGGGGCGTTTTCTTTACTTTTATCGCATTTGAAGGAAGAAAAATAA